The window GAGGTGGGAAAATGAGTCGAAGTACGGAGCAAGAATCGAGGGCCGAAGTCTGTATTGTGGGAGGCGGGATCGGCGGTCTGGCGGCGGCCCTTCTCTCGGCAAGATCGGGTCGTAAAACAATTCTGCTGGAGAAGTCATCCAGGGCTGGCGGTCTGGCGCGCAGTCGCGTTCTGGATGGATTTGTCTTCAATGCTGGTCCGCGGGCGCTCTATACGCGCGGATTTTCGCTACAGTTCTTCAGGCGTCTGGGCGTCTCGGTTGCGGGCCATCCCGTGGGAAGCGACGGCGCCTGGTGGCGCTTTGAGGGTCGCATCCGGCGCTTGCCTGCTGGCTTTCGCGCCACGCTGCAATCCGGGCTGCTTCCAGGGGAACTCTGGGAGTTGGCGCGCGCCTACGGCAAGCTCGAAGCGGTCAGCGTTGCAAAGGAAAACCGCAGCGCGGCAGAATGGATCGTCGGGCATAGCAGGCGCAGCAAGGTCCGCGCGCTGCTTGCCGGTCTGGCGAGACTCTCCACCTACGGCGACGAAGGCAGTCTGGAAATGTCAGCCGTGGCCAGGCAGTTGCTGCTGGCGCGCGGCGGCGTCCAGTACATCGACGGCGGCTGGCAGAGCATTGTGGAGCAGCTGCAGCGACTGGCAGCGGCGGCTGGCGTGCAGTTCCGTTCCAGCGCCGCGGTTCAAAGCCTGGAAGCGCAGGGGAAAACCTGGCGTCTGGCGCTGGCCGATGGAAACAAAGTAAGTACAAATCAAATCATTCTTGCCGTTCCTCCGACTGCCGCCGCCGCCATAACCCAAAGCCGGCAACTTGGCGATTTTGCCGCCGCAGCGTCGCCGATACGCGCGGCCTGCCTGGATATAGCGTTGCGTCGCCTTCCCGTAGCGAGTAGAACCTTTCTGATGGACTGCGACCGTCGCTCCTATCTTTCCGTGCATTCCAGCTTTGCACGGCTGGCGCCGGAGGGCGGCGCTTTGATTCATTGTCTGCGCTATGCGCCAGATACCGACGCCGATCAGGCAACGTTGCGGCCTGAGCTGGAAGAGATGCTGGATGAATTTCAGCCTGGCTGGCGACGAGAACTGGCGCGCGCTCGCTTCTTGCCGGATATGAGCGTCTCGGCCGCAGCGCCGGGGCCGTCCCGACCGCGATTTCCGGGCTGCGCCCTGGCAGAGCTGCCCGGCGTTTTTGTTTGCGGCGATTGGGTTGATTCGGATCATTTGCTGCTGGACGGCGTTCTGTCTTCTGTCGAACAATGCGTGGGCGCTTTGGGCGTAGCGCGGCAGGCGGCCTGAGTGGCGCCTGGCAACAAATCAGAGCGTCGTCTCTTTGGCATCGCCTATCGCATGCTGGGCAGCGTAGAGGATGCCGAGGACATTGTCCAGGAGGCGTTGCTCTGGCGGCATGAGCAGCAGGCGCTGGCGGCGCGCGACGAGGCCGCGCTGCTTACGACGGTGGTAGTTCGGCGATCGCTGGATTTGATGCGATCGGCGCGTCGTCGTCGCACTGCATACATTGGAGAGTGGCTGCCGGAGCCGGTGGCAAGCGAGCGCGATGACCCGGCGCTGGCCGCAGAGCGCAGCGAAACCTTGAGCTGCACATTTCTTTTGCTGCTGGAGCGATTGAGTCCGGTACAACGCGCCGTATTCGTTCTCCGTGAAATCTTTGACTACGACTATGCTGAGCTGGCTCGGCTGGTCGGTCGCAGCCCGGATAATTGCCGGCGCATCATGAGCCGCGCGCGTCTGGCGCTGCGCGAGCCGTCCGTGGAAAAAGATAGGGTCGAGCGGCCAGGCGGGCGACGTTGTCGCCAATTGCTGCAGGCCTTCATGGAAGCCTGTCGGCTTGGCTCGGTAGAAGGCCTGGAACAAACGCTGTCGGCGGACATTGTGGCGCACTCCGACGGCGGCGGATCTGTGGCGGCGGCGCTCAATCCAATTTCTGGACGCAGGGACGTAGCTCGATTTCTTACTGGCGTCTTGCGCAAAAATCCGCCCGACGCCGTCTTCTTCTGGCCGCTGCACGGCGGACGCGGCATACTGGCTTACAATCAAGGCCAGTTGGTATCCGCCACCAGTTTCGAGTTTCGCCAGGACGGCGTTTCGCGCATCTTTGCCGTGCGTAATCCAGAGAAGCTGACGCTGCTGGCGCGCCAGCTACGCCTGCTGGCCATCGCTGCACGCCTGATTGGTTTTGTGCGTCGAAGGATCTACGGACTGCCGCTGCCAAAGCCGGACCCGGTGCTGCGTGCGCGCCGCGTGCGCAGCGAACGCTGAAATCGATGATGGAAGGCTGTACAACGCAGGCGTGATGGCCGGTTTTTGGGCT of the Leptospirales bacterium genome contains:
- a CDS encoding FAD-dependent oxidoreductase → MSRSTEQESRAEVCIVGGGIGGLAAALLSARSGRKTILLEKSSRAGGLARSRVLDGFVFNAGPRALYTRGFSLQFFRRLGVSVAGHPVGSDGAWWRFEGRIRRLPAGFRATLQSGLLPGELWELARAYGKLEAVSVAKENRSAAEWIVGHSRRSKVRALLAGLARLSTYGDEGSLEMSAVARQLLLARGGVQYIDGGWQSIVEQLQRLAAAAGVQFRSSAAVQSLEAQGKTWRLALADGNKVSTNQIILAVPPTAAAAITQSRQLGDFAAAASPIRAACLDIALRRLPVASRTFLMDCDRRSYLSVHSSFARLAPEGGALIHCLRYAPDTDADQATLRPELEEMLDEFQPGWRRELARARFLPDMSVSAAAPGPSRPRFPGCALAELPGVFVCGDWVDSDHLLLDGVLSSVEQCVGALGVARQAA
- the sigJ gene encoding RNA polymerase sigma factor SigJ, with the translated sequence MAPGNKSERRLFGIAYRMLGSVEDAEDIVQEALLWRHEQQALAARDEAALLTTVVVRRSLDLMRSARRRRTAYIGEWLPEPVASERDDPALAAERSETLSCTFLLLLERLSPVQRAVFVLREIFDYDYAELARLVGRSPDNCRRIMSRARLALREPSVEKDRVERPGGRRCRQLLQAFMEACRLGSVEGLEQTLSADIVAHSDGGGSVAAALNPISGRRDVARFLTGVLRKNPPDAVFFWPLHGGRGILAYNQGQLVSATSFEFRQDGVSRIFAVRNPEKLTLLARQLRLLAIAARLIGFVRRRIYGLPLPKPDPVLRARRVRSER